A genome region from Crossiella equi includes the following:
- a CDS encoding Tex family protein, whose amino-acid sequence MTTSIHQRIAEELGVREGQVRSAVELLDGGATVPFIARYRKEVTGTLDDAQLRTLEERLRYLRELEERRAAVLESVRGQGKLDDALEAQILAADSKARLEDIYLPYKPKRRTKAQIAREAGLEPLADGLLDNPETDPKAAAAVFVDADKGVADAQAALDGARAILVERFGEDADLIGSLREEMWTRGRLVAKVRDGKDTDGAKFADYFDFAEPFTKLPSHRILAMFRGEKEEVLDLTLEPEELAEDAPAGPSRFEVAIAGRFGIDDRGRPADKWLTDTVRWAWRTKILVHLGIDLRMRLRQAAEDEAVRVFAANLRDLLLAAPAGTRATMGLDPGFRTGVKVAVVDATGKVVEHATIYPHVPQQRWDESLAVLARLADKHKVELIAIGNGTASRETDKLAADLIKQFPQLKLTKTTVSEAGASVYSASAYASAELPDLDVSIRGAVSIARRLQDPLAELVKIDPKSIGVGQYQHDLSEVKLSRSLDAVVEDCVNAVGVDVNTASAPLLTRVSGIGEGLAENIVLHRDENGPFRTRNELKKVARLGPKAFEQCAGFLRIPDGDDPLDSSSVHPESYPVVRRILTSAKVELKELIGNTKVLTALRPQEFVDETVGLPTVTDILKELDKPGRDPRPAFQTAVFKEGVEKIADLQPGMVLEGQVTNVAAFGAFVDIGVHQDGLVHVSAMSRTFVKDPRDVVKSGDIVRVKVLEVDAARKRISLTLRLEDEPERGAPRDRDSRGGGGRPQGNRGGGGGGQRAGGQRGGAGQRRDSGGGGGLGGAMADALRRAGLDKGLGR is encoded by the coding sequence GTGACGACCTCGATTCATCAGCGGATCGCCGAGGAGCTCGGCGTACGAGAAGGACAGGTGCGGTCGGCGGTCGAGCTGCTCGACGGCGGGGCCACCGTGCCGTTCATCGCCCGGTACCGCAAGGAGGTGACCGGCACCCTCGACGACGCGCAGCTGCGCACGCTCGAGGAGCGACTGCGCTACCTCCGGGAGCTGGAGGAGCGCCGCGCCGCGGTGCTGGAGTCCGTGCGCGGCCAGGGCAAGCTCGACGACGCCCTGGAAGCCCAGATCCTGGCCGCCGACTCCAAGGCCCGGCTCGAGGACATCTACCTCCCGTACAAGCCGAAGCGCCGCACCAAGGCCCAGATCGCCCGGGAGGCGGGCCTGGAGCCCCTCGCGGACGGTCTGCTGGACAACCCGGAGACCGACCCCAAGGCCGCCGCGGCCGTGTTCGTCGACGCGGACAAGGGCGTCGCGGACGCGCAGGCCGCCCTGGACGGGGCGCGCGCGATCCTGGTCGAGCGCTTCGGCGAGGACGCCGACCTGATCGGTTCGCTGCGCGAGGAGATGTGGACCCGGGGCCGCCTGGTGGCCAAGGTCCGGGACGGCAAGGACACCGACGGCGCCAAGTTCGCCGACTACTTCGACTTCGCCGAGCCGTTCACCAAGCTGCCCTCGCACCGCATCCTGGCCATGTTCCGCGGCGAGAAGGAGGAGGTCCTCGACCTCACCCTGGAGCCGGAGGAGCTGGCCGAGGACGCCCCGGCGGGTCCCAGCCGCTTCGAGGTGGCCATCGCGGGCCGCTTCGGCATCGACGACCGCGGCCGCCCGGCGGACAAGTGGCTCACCGACACCGTCCGCTGGGCCTGGCGCACCAAGATCCTCGTGCACCTGGGCATCGACCTGCGCATGCGCCTGCGCCAGGCCGCCGAGGACGAGGCGGTGCGCGTCTTCGCGGCCAACCTCCGCGACCTGTTGCTGGCGGCCCCGGCGGGCACCCGCGCCACGATGGGCCTGGACCCGGGCTTCCGCACCGGCGTGAAGGTCGCGGTGGTCGACGCGACGGGCAAGGTCGTCGAACACGCCACGATCTACCCGCACGTGCCGCAGCAGCGCTGGGACGAGTCCCTGGCCGTGCTGGCGCGCCTGGCCGACAAGCACAAGGTCGAACTGATCGCGATCGGCAACGGCACCGCCTCCCGCGAGACGGACAAGCTGGCAGCAGACCTCATCAAGCAGTTCCCGCAGCTCAAACTGACCAAGACCACGGTCAGCGAAGCGGGCGCCTCGGTCTACTCCGCCTCTGCCTACGCCTCGGCCGAGCTCCCGGACCTGGACGTCTCCATCCGCGGCGCGGTGAGCATCGCCCGCCGCCTCCAGGACCCCCTGGCCGAGCTGGTCAAGATCGACCCCAAGTCGATCGGCGTGGGCCAGTACCAGCACGACCTCTCCGAGGTGAAGCTCTCCCGTTCCCTGGACGCGGTGGTCGAGGACTGCGTGAACGCGGTGGGCGTGGACGTCAACACGGCCTCCGCGCCGCTGCTGACGCGCGTCTCGGGCATCGGCGAGGGCCTGGCCGAGAACATCGTGCTGCACCGCGACGAGAACGGCCCCTTCCGCACCCGCAACGAACTGAAGAAGGTCGCCCGCCTGGGGCCGAAGGCCTTTGAGCAGTGCGCGGGCTTCCTCCGCATCCCGGACGGCGACGACCCCCTGGACTCCTCCAGCGTGCACCCGGAGTCCTACCCGGTGGTCCGCCGCATCCTGACCTCGGCCAAGGTCGAGCTCAAGGAGCTCATCGGCAACACCAAGGTGCTCACCGCCCTGCGCCCGCAGGAGTTCGTCGACGAGACGGTCGGTCTGCCCACGGTCACCGACATCCTGAAGGAGCTGGACAAGCCGGGCCGCGACCCGCGCCCGGCGTTCCAGACCGCGGTGTTCAAGGAGGGCGTGGAGAAGATCGCCGACCTCCAGCCGGGCATGGTGCTGGAAGGCCAGGTCACCAACGTGGCCGCCTTCGGCGCGTTCGTCGACATCGGCGTGCACCAGGACGGCCTGGTGCACGTCTCGGCGATGTCGCGCACGTTTGTCAAGGACCCGCGCGACGTGGTGAAGTCCGGGGACATCGTGCGGGTGAAGGTGCTTGAGGTGGACGCGGCGCGCAAGCGGATCTCGCTGACACTGCGACTGGAGGACGAGCCGGAGCGCGGTGCGCCGCGGGACCGGGACTCGCGTGGGGGCGGGGGGCGTCCGCAGGGGAACCGCGGCGGCGGTGGCGGCGGCCAGCGCGCTGGCGGCCAGCGAGGCGGCGCCGGTCAGCGCCGCGACTCCGGGGGTGGCGGCGGCCTGGGCGGCGCGATGGCCGACGCCCTGCGCCGCGCGGGCCTGGACAAGGGCCTCGGCCGCTGA
- a CDS encoding siderophore-interacting protein: MSTEASPAVRPYTIFEVTVRRIRQLTPSVRLFTFTGPALTGFATGGNDQRCKIFFPRPERADFVLPAGGDWYQAYLEMDPAVRPPMRTYTIRRFDPERREVDVEFVLHGDTGPASYWALRAEVGDPVAICGPDARHFPVLGNEFCPPEGTDYYLLCGDETALPAMMSIVDALGPGERAVVYAELPEAADAREVRSLGEVEVHWLPRQPGQRAGEALLPAVTAAPLPEGVPYAWLAGESGLVKRLRRHLVQGLGVDRKRVFFSGYWRVGEVLE; encoded by the coding sequence GTGAGCACCGAAGCGTCTCCGGCGGTCCGCCCGTACACGATCTTCGAGGTGACCGTCCGCCGGATCAGGCAGCTGACCCCCAGCGTGCGGCTGTTCACCTTCACCGGACCCGCGCTGACCGGGTTCGCCACCGGCGGCAACGACCAGCGCTGCAAGATCTTCTTCCCCCGGCCGGAGCGCGCCGACTTCGTGCTGCCCGCCGGTGGCGACTGGTACCAGGCCTACCTGGAGATGGACCCGGCGGTGCGCCCGCCGATGCGCACCTACACGATCCGCCGCTTCGACCCGGAGCGGCGCGAGGTCGACGTCGAGTTCGTGCTGCACGGCGACACCGGGCCCGCCTCCTACTGGGCGCTGCGCGCGGAGGTGGGGGACCCGGTGGCCATCTGCGGCCCGGACGCCCGCCACTTCCCGGTGCTGGGCAACGAGTTCTGCCCACCCGAGGGCACCGACTACTACCTGCTGTGCGGTGACGAGACCGCGCTGCCCGCGATGATGTCCATTGTGGACGCACTGGGGCCGGGTGAGCGCGCGGTGGTCTACGCCGAGCTGCCCGAGGCCGCCGACGCGCGGGAGGTGCGCAGCCTCGGTGAGGTGGAGGTGCACTGGCTGCCCAGGCAACCCGGCCAGCGGGCTGGCGAGGCGCTGCTGCCCGCGGTGACCGCCGCGCCGCTGCCCGAGGGGGTGCCGTACGCGTGGCTGGCGGGGGAGAGCGGCCTGGTCAAACGGCTGCGGCGGCACTTGGTGCAGGGCCTGGGGGTGGATCGCAAGCGCGTGTTCTTCTCCGGTTACTGGCGCGTTGGCGAGGTTCTCGAGTAG
- a CDS encoding phytoene/squalene synthase family protein, with translation MYLDSRALDAAGIDNKVLRESYEFCRRLLITMDGRSYWAANLLLPAHKRPHMCAVYGLLRYTDQILDTGPPEQRAPEFETFSARLLADLRSGVGGDPIGRALGHTMRTWGIALADVETFLDGMRMDLTISEYQTFADLERYLDAVDGSIARLSLPIMEPLSPLAVECTTATSKAAQMTNFIRDIGKDWRRLGRCYLPLEDLDRFGVTKADLGAPTTSPALRRLVRFEISRAREMWARGMDGVAHLDPRGRAAARLASALYSGILDEIERRDHEVLDTRAKVSTRRKAALVLRGYLSAPKPQAA, from the coding sequence GTGTACCTCGACAGTCGAGCCCTGGACGCGGCGGGCATCGACAACAAAGTCCTCCGCGAGTCCTACGAGTTCTGCAGACGTCTCCTGATCACCATGGACGGCCGGTCCTACTGGGCGGCCAACCTGTTGCTGCCCGCGCACAAGCGGCCCCACATGTGCGCTGTCTACGGTCTTCTGCGCTACACCGACCAGATCCTGGACACCGGGCCGCCCGAGCAGCGCGCCCCCGAGTTCGAGACCTTCAGCGCCCGGCTGCTGGCCGACCTCCGATCGGGTGTCGGAGGTGACCCGATCGGTCGAGCCCTGGGCCACACCATGCGCACCTGGGGCATAGCCCTGGCTGATGTCGAGACCTTCCTCGACGGCATGCGGATGGACCTGACCATCTCCGAGTACCAGACCTTCGCCGATCTGGAGCGCTACCTGGACGCGGTCGACGGCTCGATCGCCCGGCTCTCGCTGCCCATCATGGAACCGCTCTCGCCGCTGGCCGTCGAGTGCACCACGGCCACCAGCAAGGCCGCCCAGATGACCAACTTCATCCGCGACATCGGCAAGGACTGGCGGCGGCTGGGCCGCTGCTACCTGCCGCTGGAGGACCTGGACCGCTTCGGCGTGACCAAGGCCGACCTCGGCGCGCCCACCACCAGCCCAGCCCTGCGGCGGCTGGTGCGCTTCGAGATCTCCCGGGCCCGGGAGATGTGGGCGCGGGGCATGGACGGGGTGGCGCACCTGGACCCGCGCGGCCGAGCGGCCGCCCGGCTTGCCTCCGCGCTGTACTCCGGCATCCTGGACGAGATCGAGCGCCGGGACCACGAGGTGCTCGACACCAGGGCCAAGGTGTCCACACGCCGGAAGGCGGCCCTGGTGCTGCGGGGCTACCTGTCCGCACCGAAACCGCAGGCGGCCTGA
- a CDS encoding zinc-dependent alcohol dehydrogenase family protein — protein sequence MELVRAAVLREIGAEGPYTETKPLELTELGLDSPGPGELLIRVGAAGLCHSDLSVINGARPRPVPMVLGHEAAGEVVEVGPETSGFRPGDRVVLSFVPACGHCARCVSGRPALCEPGAAANKAGHLLGGQRRWRGPDGDRPHHHLGVSAFAEHTVVSARSAVRVPNELPFEIAALFGCAVLTGAGAALNSARVEPGERVAVFGLGGVGLAAVLGALVAGAGQLVAVDLVPAKRALARELGATEDVAGGADAVAAVRELTGGGADKVIDTTGSVRVLEQAYAATRPGGTTVTVGLPHPDHKLTLPALSLIAEERTLRGSYLGSSVPARDIPRFIALHAAGRLPVEKLLSHRLTPAELNLGFDRLASGEAVRQVVTF from the coding sequence GTGGAGCTGGTCCGGGCGGCGGTGCTGCGCGAGATCGGGGCCGAGGGCCCCTACACCGAGACGAAGCCCCTCGAGCTCACCGAGCTGGGGCTGGACTCCCCCGGACCGGGGGAGCTCCTGATCCGGGTCGGCGCGGCGGGCCTGTGCCACTCCGACCTGTCGGTGATCAACGGCGCCCGGCCGCGCCCGGTGCCGATGGTGCTGGGGCACGAGGCGGCCGGGGAGGTGGTCGAGGTCGGGCCCGAGACCAGTGGGTTCCGGCCCGGCGACCGGGTCGTGCTCTCCTTCGTGCCCGCCTGCGGGCACTGCGCGCGCTGCGTGTCCGGCCGCCCGGCCCTGTGCGAGCCGGGGGCCGCCGCCAACAAGGCGGGCCACCTGCTCGGCGGACAGCGCCGGTGGCGCGGGCCGGACGGCGACCGCCCGCACCACCACCTCGGGGTCTCCGCCTTCGCCGAGCACACCGTGGTCTCCGCGCGCTCGGCGGTGCGGGTGCCGAACGAGCTGCCGTTCGAGATCGCCGCCCTGTTCGGCTGCGCCGTGCTCACCGGCGCCGGGGCCGCGCTCAACTCCGCGCGCGTCGAACCGGGGGAGCGGGTCGCGGTCTTCGGCCTGGGCGGGGTCGGCCTGGCCGCCGTGCTCGGTGCCCTGGTCGCGGGCGCGGGCCAGCTCGTCGCGGTGGACCTGGTGCCCGCCAAGCGCGCCCTGGCCCGCGAGCTGGGCGCCACCGAGGACGTGGCGGGCGGCGCGGACGCGGTGGCCGCGGTGCGCGAGCTGACCGGCGGCGGCGCGGACAAGGTCATCGACACCACCGGCAGCGTGCGCGTGCTCGAACAGGCTTACGCCGCCACCCGGCCGGGCGGAACCACGGTCACCGTTGGCCTGCCGCACCCCGACCACAAGCTGACCCTGCCCGCGCTGAGCCTGATCGCCGAGGAGCGCACGCTGCGCGGCAGCTACCTGGGCTCCAGCGTCCCGGCCCGCGACATCCCCCGGTTCATCGCCCTGCACGCGGCCGGGCGGCTGCCGGTGGAGAAGCTGCTCAGCCACCGCCTGACCCCGGCCGAGCTCAACCTCGGCTTCGACCGGCTGGCCAGCGGCGAGGCGGTTCGCCAGGTGGTGACCTTCTAG
- a CDS encoding acyl-CoA thioesterase — translation MRNGYPHWLVIPTRWGDNDVYGHVNNVVYYAFMDTAINTYLIAEGGLDIHGGDTIGLCVQSTCDYRAPLSFPAPVHAGLRVGHLGRSSVRYEIGLFAPDTGTPAAEGTFTHVFVNRETRRPVEIAAPLRPALEKLLVP, via the coding sequence ATGCGCAACGGCTACCCGCACTGGCTGGTCATCCCCACCCGCTGGGGCGACAACGACGTGTACGGCCACGTGAACAACGTCGTCTACTACGCCTTCATGGACACCGCGATCAACACCTACCTGATCGCCGAGGGCGGCCTGGACATCCACGGCGGCGACACCATCGGCCTGTGCGTGCAGTCGACCTGCGACTACCGCGCCCCGCTGTCCTTCCCCGCCCCGGTGCACGCGGGGCTGCGCGTCGGGCACCTCGGGCGGTCCAGTGTGCGGTACGAGATCGGGCTGTTCGCCCCGGACACCGGCACCCCGGCCGCCGAGGGCACGTTCACGCACGTCTTCGTCAACCGGGAGACCCGGCGGCCGGTGGAGATCGCCGCCCCGCTGCGCCCGGCCCTGGAGAAGCTGCTCGTACCCTGA
- a CDS encoding DUF4360 domain-containing protein — protein MMAAVGAALALITTFTPSAIADESIPPPTGKITIDLLTVNGSGCPLGTAAVAVSEDNTAFTVTYSEYLAQVGVGAKPTDLRKNCQLNMRVNVPSGFTYAIAQADYRGYANLARGASAVERANYYFQGMSQTPYISHTYNGPYDDNWQSTDKVDIASLVYAPCGEKRNFNINTELRVNAGTSNTQTTTSFIAMDSTDGAINTTYHFAWQKCPKPWRS, from the coding sequence ATGATGGCTGCTGTCGGCGCGGCGTTGGCGTTAATCACAACCTTTACTCCTTCGGCAATTGCGGACGAGTCGATCCCGCCGCCCACCGGCAAAATCACCATCGACCTGCTGACGGTGAACGGCTCGGGCTGCCCGCTCGGCACGGCCGCGGTGGCCGTCTCGGAGGACAACACCGCGTTCACGGTGACCTACAGCGAGTACCTGGCCCAGGTGGGTGTCGGCGCCAAGCCGACGGACCTCCGCAAGAACTGCCAGCTGAACATGAGGGTGAACGTGCCCTCCGGGTTCACGTACGCGATCGCCCAGGCCGACTACCGCGGCTACGCGAACCTGGCCAGGGGCGCGAGCGCCGTGGAACGCGCCAACTACTACTTCCAGGGAATGTCCCAGACGCCCTATATCTCCCACACGTACAACGGCCCCTACGACGACAACTGGCAGTCCACCGACAAGGTCGATATTGCCTCGCTGGTGTACGCCCCCTGCGGCGAGAAGCGCAACTTCAACATCAATACCGAGCTCCGGGTGAACGCGGGTACCTCGAATACCCAGACCACCACGAGCTTCATCGCGATGGACTCCACGGACGGCGCCATCAACACCACGTATCACTTCGCCTGGCAGAAGTGCCCCAAGCCGTGGCGCTCCTGA
- a CDS encoding LacI family DNA-binding transcriptional regulator yields MARATLRAVAEATGLHISTVARVLNGTAQVTADTEARVKAAADRLGYIRNEYAASLRTQRTRILGVLVPTLTDYVLAAIYEGIQEAALDRGYRTFVTNTHDSAPQHDSALSALLSSRVDGLIVGDARLDGAGLARLANDETPFVLVSRRCGEHPSVTCDDPAGGALAAEHLLSRGHTEVAVLAGQPYASTCADRTDGFLRACAAAGHPVPSELVAHSGYDSSGGYTAMDRVLRTGRRVSAAFVVNDDAAIGAMGALRDHGRRIGEDFALVGFNDIPMVSALTVPLTTVRSPMREMGRTAVTRLLDLLDGGAAPSTRLRPELVVRSSSPALRGAQ; encoded by the coding sequence GTGGCGCGGGCGACCCTGCGGGCGGTGGCCGAGGCCACCGGGCTGCACATCTCCACGGTGGCCAGGGTGCTCAACGGCACCGCGCAGGTCACCGCCGACACCGAGGCCCGGGTCAAGGCCGCGGCCGACCGGCTCGGCTACATCCGCAACGAGTACGCCGCCAGCCTGCGCACGCAGCGCACCCGCATCCTGGGCGTGCTGGTGCCCACGCTCACCGACTACGTGCTGGCCGCGATCTACGAGGGCATCCAGGAAGCCGCCCTCGACCGCGGGTACCGCACGTTCGTCACCAACACCCACGACTCCGCGCCGCAGCACGACTCGGCGCTGTCGGCCCTGCTCAGCTCCCGGGTGGACGGGCTGATCGTGGGCGATGCCCGCCTGGACGGGGCGGGGCTGGCCCGGCTGGCCAACGACGAGACGCCGTTCGTGCTGGTCAGCAGGCGCTGCGGGGAGCACCCGTCAGTCACCTGCGACGACCCGGCCGGGGGCGCCCTGGCCGCCGAGCACCTGCTCAGCCGGGGCCACACCGAGGTGGCCGTGCTGGCCGGGCAGCCCTACGCCTCCACCTGTGCCGACCGCACCGACGGCTTCCTGCGCGCCTGCGCCGCCGCCGGGCACCCGGTACCGTCGGAACTGGTGGCGCACAGCGGGTACGACTCCTCCGGCGGGTACACCGCCATGGACCGCGTGCTGCGCACCGGACGGCGGGTCAGCGCCGCGTTTGTGGTCAACGACGACGCCGCCATCGGCGCGATGGGCGCGCTGCGCGACCACGGCAGGCGCATCGGCGAGGACTTCGCGCTCGTCGGGTTCAACGACATCCCCATGGTCTCCGCGCTGACCGTGCCGCTGACCACCGTGCGCAGCCCGATGCGCGAGATGGGCCGCACCGCGGTCACCCGCCTGCTGGACCTCCTGGACGGCGGTGCCGCCCCCTCCACGCGGCTGCGCCCCGAACTGGTGGTCCGATCCTCCAGTCCCGCCCTGAGGGGAGCGCAGTGA
- a CDS encoding carboxylesterase/lipase family protein yields the protein MNADRTVVDTSAGTVRGLDLDGVLAWRGLPYAEPPLGELRHRPPQPVQPWTGVRGARRFAARAMQPVLPAMPAPVPVPTPAAMDEPSRISENCLYLNVCAPARPGPHPVLVWVHGGGYVVGAGPEGVGDGDTFARRDDLVVVTFNYRLGAFGFLNLGESHPHAANAGLLDQIAALRWVRENIAAFGGDPHRVTIAGNSAGAKSVANLMAAPAAAGLFHGVISQSGGGDHVAAHEVSAALAGRLLTRLGVEAARLGQVPAAELLAAQTELSPFGRGTWVWRPTVDGAVVPDVPVNRVAAGSAAGIPLLAGSNSQESALYLAMDPWAGDRAPKVLTAAFGETGAQEVLAAYRANRPGATSREINAAVMTDERYGVPTVRLLDAQSAHAPVWRYRFEAAPPWLSPMLAAAHGTEQPYVWAHGAERRGSPLAANAEAAALSNEMHRRWAAFVRTGRPQLPELADWPEYTETDRLTLVLDNQRRVAADPGAAERKVWDGRTWSSTTWFG from the coding sequence GTGAACGCCGACCGCACCGTGGTGGACACCTCGGCAGGCACCGTCCGGGGGCTCGACCTCGACGGCGTCCTGGCCTGGCGCGGCCTGCCCTACGCCGAACCGCCCCTGGGCGAGCTGCGGCACCGCCCACCCCAGCCCGTGCAGCCGTGGACCGGGGTGCGCGGCGCCCGCCGGTTCGCCGCCCGCGCCATGCAGCCGGTGCTGCCCGCCATGCCCGCGCCGGTACCGGTGCCCACCCCGGCGGCCATGGACGAGCCCAGCCGGATCAGCGAGAACTGCCTGTACCTCAACGTGTGCGCGCCCGCCCGGCCCGGCCCGCACCCGGTGCTGGTGTGGGTGCACGGCGGCGGCTACGTGGTCGGCGCGGGCCCGGAGGGCGTCGGCGACGGCGACACCTTCGCCCGCCGCGACGACCTCGTGGTGGTCACCTTCAACTACCGCCTGGGCGCCTTCGGCTTCCTCAACCTCGGCGAGTCCCACCCGCACGCGGCCAACGCCGGGCTGCTGGACCAGATCGCCGCGCTGCGCTGGGTGCGCGAGAACATCGCGGCCTTCGGCGGCGACCCCCACCGCGTGACCATCGCGGGCAACTCGGCTGGTGCCAAGAGCGTGGCCAACCTGATGGCCGCGCCCGCCGCGGCCGGGCTGTTCCACGGCGTGATCTCCCAGAGCGGCGGCGGCGACCACGTGGCCGCCCACGAGGTCAGCGCGGCCCTGGCGGGCAGGCTGCTGACCAGGCTCGGCGTGGAGGCGGCCCGGCTGGGCCAGGTGCCCGCGGCCGAGCTGCTGGCCGCGCAGACCGAGCTGAGCCCGTTCGGCCGCGGCACCTGGGTGTGGCGGCCGACCGTGGACGGCGCGGTGGTCCCGGATGTCCCGGTCAACCGGGTGGCGGCGGGCAGCGCGGCGGGCATCCCGCTGCTGGCGGGCTCCAACAGCCAGGAGTCGGCCCTGTACCTGGCCATGGACCCCTGGGCGGGCGACCGCGCGCCGAAGGTGCTCACCGCCGCGTTCGGCGAGACCGGCGCGCAGGAGGTGCTGGCCGCCTACCGGGCGAACCGGCCGGGCGCGACCAGCCGCGAGATCAACGCCGCGGTGATGACCGACGAGCGCTACGGCGTGCCCACGGTCCGCCTGCTGGACGCGCAGAGCGCGCACGCCCCGGTGTGGCGCTACCGCTTCGAGGCCGCCCCGCCGTGGCTGTCCCCGATGCTGGCCGCCGCGCACGGCACCGAACAGCCCTACGTCTGGGCGCACGGCGCGGAACGCCGCGGCAGCCCGCTGGCGGCCAACGCCGAGGCCGCCGCGCTGTCCAACGAGATGCACCGCCGCTGGGCCGCGTTCGTGCGCACCGGCCGCCCGCAGCTGCCCGAGCTCGCGGACTGGCCGGAGTACACCGAGACCGACCGGCTGACGCTGGTGCTGGACAACCAGCGCCGGGTGGCCGCCGACCCGGGCGCGGCCGAGCGCAAGGTCTGGGACGGGCGCACCTGGAGCTCGACGACCTGGTTCGGCTAG
- a CDS encoding helix-turn-helix transcriptional regulator, translating to MEATSTRDRHAELRDFLRTRRARLTPAEVGLPATARRRTPGLRREEVAVLAGVGVTWYTWLEQGRDISVSGGVLDAVAGALRLTEPEHAHLYRLAGLNPPEATAEVAVDPAHRRLLDGWLPNPAYLLDRHWNFLGMNTAAEHIFGLGGARNCLVTFFTSAHCHDLWPGWEVAAADMVANFRAQSARYPEDTAFAELTETLRAASPEFAALWARHEVREDSQGEKLVRHPSAGELRFDFTVLLLPDTPGHRLILHLPVAGTPTAERLSQVLTTPV from the coding sequence ATGGAGGCCACGAGCACCCGGGACCGGCACGCCGAGCTGCGTGACTTCCTCCGCACGCGCCGCGCCCGGCTGACCCCGGCCGAGGTCGGGCTGCCCGCCACTGCGCGCCGCCGCACCCCGGGCCTGCGCCGCGAGGAGGTCGCGGTGCTCGCCGGGGTCGGGGTCACCTGGTACACCTGGCTCGAACAGGGGCGGGACATCAGCGTCTCCGGCGGGGTCCTGGACGCGGTGGCCGGGGCGCTGCGCCTGACCGAGCCCGAGCACGCGCACCTGTACCGGCTGGCCGGGCTGAACCCGCCGGAGGCCACCGCCGAGGTCGCGGTCGACCCGGCGCACCGGCGGCTGCTCGACGGCTGGCTGCCCAACCCGGCCTACCTGCTGGACCGGCACTGGAACTTCCTGGGCATGAACACCGCCGCCGAACACATCTTCGGGCTCGGCGGCGCGCGCAACTGCCTGGTCACCTTCTTCACCTCCGCGCACTGCCACGACCTGTGGCCGGGCTGGGAGGTGGCCGCGGCGGACATGGTGGCCAACTTCCGCGCCCAGTCCGCCCGGTACCCGGAGGACACGGCCTTCGCCGAGCTGACCGAGACCCTACGCGCGGCCTCGCCGGAGTTCGCGGCCCTGTGGGCGCGGCACGAGGTGCGCGAGGACAGCCAGGGCGAGAAGCTGGTGCGCCACCCGTCGGCGGGCGAGCTGCGCTTCGACTTCACGGTGCTGCTGCTCCCGGACACCCCGGGCCACCGGCTGATCCTGCACCTGCCCGTCGCGGGCACCCCGACCGCTGAACGCCTCAGCCAGGTGCTGACAACACCAGTATGA
- a CDS encoding SDR family NAD(P)-dependent oxidoreductase has translation MTNRFTDKVALVTGGATGMGLATARLLHAEGATVVITGRRAELLESAAADLGTRALAIPADVAKPTDLDEVYRRITEELGRLDVVFANAGVGVFKPATEWTEPDVDHLLGVNLKGVFFTVTKALPLLSRGGSVVLNASWTQYRGMSGASLYSASKAAVTNLTRTLSTELAPRGIRINSVSPGYISTDMMTGTTDAAGRESFRREVPIGELGTSEQVAAAVAFLASDAAAYVTGTDLIVDGGLTYAPVR, from the coding sequence ATGACGAACCGTTTCACCGACAAGGTCGCCCTGGTCACCGGCGGGGCGACGGGCATGGGCCTGGCCACCGCCCGCCTGCTGCACGCCGAGGGCGCCACCGTGGTGATCACCGGCCGCCGGGCCGAGCTCCTGGAGTCCGCGGCGGCCGACCTGGGCACGCGCGCACTGGCGATCCCGGCCGACGTGGCCAAGCCGACGGACCTGGACGAGGTCTACCGCCGGATCACCGAGGAGCTGGGCCGCCTGGACGTGGTCTTCGCCAACGCGGGTGTGGGCGTGTTCAAGCCCGCGACCGAGTGGACCGAGCCCGACGTCGACCACCTGCTCGGTGTGAACCTCAAGGGCGTGTTCTTCACCGTCACCAAGGCACTGCCGCTGCTGTCGCGCGGCGGGTCGGTCGTGCTGAACGCCTCGTGGACGCAGTACCGGGGCATGTCGGGGGCGTCGCTGTACTCGGCGTCGAAGGCCGCGGTGACCAACCTGACCCGCACGCTGAGCACGGAGCTGGCGCCGCGCGGGATCCGGATCAACTCGGTCAGCCCGGGTTACATCAGCACGGACATGATGACGGGCACGACCGACGCGGCGGGCCGGGAGTCGTTCCGGCGGGAGGTGCCGATCGGCGAGCTGGGCACGAGCGAACAGGTCGCGGCCGCGGTGGCCTTCCTGGCCTCGGACGCGGCGGCGTACGTGACGGGCACGGACCTCATCGTCGACGGCGGCCTGACCTACGCCCCGGTCCGCTGA